ATCAAGTTCCTTTCAAGGGAGCTGGAGAGTATGCATGCCGCCCTCTGCAGTGTTGGTGAGGTTCCACGAGAGGAACTCAAAGAGGAGGTCAAGATCTGGGCGCGCGATGTCAGGGAGCTGTCCTATGACATGGAGGACATCGTCGACACCTTCCAAGTGCGCGTCAAGGGCCCTGAGCCCCCTAGCAAAAGGAGTGCCAAGAGGTtcttgaagaagatgatgggtaTTGTCACAAAGGCTAAAACTCGCCATGAGATCGGGCAAGAGATCAAGGACATCAAGGAGTGTGTCAAGGAGGTGGCCGAGCGACGCGATAGGTAGTGCTAGAACACCTTCAGATATATATATGCATTTGAACttattttttctgaattttcctCTTATCATCTATggttcttttctcttctttgacAGGTACAAGGTTGATGCTATTAAACCTAGCAAAATATTGGTTGACCCTCGCATAACAGCTCTATACACTAAGGCTACAGATCTTGTTGGCATTGATGAGGCAAGAGAAGAACTAATCACGAGGTTGACAAAGGGAGATGACATGTCTGCGCAGCAGCAAAGGGTAGTATCTATAGTTGGTTTTGGAGGATTAGGCAAGACAACACTTGCCAAAGCTGTGTATGACCAGCTCAGAGTGCAATTTGATTGCACGGCTTTTGTTTCAGTCTCTCAAAATCCTGACTTGAACAAACTTCTCAAGAATATGTTGTATGAACTTGATAAGCAGAAACATGCCAACATTCATAGCACAATGTTGGAAGAAAAGCATCTCATCGACCTAGTCCGGGAATTCCTCGAAAATAAAAGGTATGGAGCATCTAGTTTGAGCATGTGGTACTATTTTGTTTCGGTATATATACCTATCCATCCATTTCATTTAATCCTCTAATATCTACAAAAACTAGTAAGGTGGCCTGCGCAGATTGAGATTTGATATATAGCATTGATGAGGTTAAATTCAGCAACAAACTTGATATAACATATGCTGATATGTGGTTTCACCAATGCTCTTTGTTGttacatttctttttttttgtgagtaTTTGTTATTGTTGCATTTGGTTGCGGCACAATTTGTGTCTTGCATGCCACCTCCCATTGGCACCCCTATATATTAACATCACGGCATCGGATTTCTTTATTTCACTTGTCAATGGTTGAAGTACCTGCTTGATTAGCTTAGTGAACGTCGTAATTCCTGCTTTATTGCAACACAAAAGCCTCACCCCCACCCCTAAGAAGAAAAGTGCGAGTAAGCCCGGGAAAAGCTTCTGTAGAAGAACTTTTTTAGATACTGATTTTCTAACAGAAACATCTCGTGGTATACTGGTACTGTAGTATAGTTGAACTTTTCCCATGTCACATTACACATACTCCCTCTATCCAAAAACCAATACATTGTATTATTTCCAGGATAGACTAACAAATATATGAAATAACTTTGCATGTCCCTATTTATTAGCCATATTTGATTCTGAAATGTGGGACATACCAGCAGTAACAATGACAAAAATGTGGGACAAGTTAGTGTGGTGCATATGCATTTTCATAAAAATGAAAAGGAATCGACTTTTCTAAAAGAAATTTCTCATAATTCATTACAAAAAGTGGTTACGTGCCACCAAATAAAGGGTTTTAAACTTTAATTTGTGGAAAGAAATTTTGTACTTCTACACTGGTTTAATTGACATTCTGCAAAAACCTACAGGTATTCTTTTTCACTCAACCAGAGGGTTTTTTATTTAGTAGCATGTTTTAAGTGCTCTGCATATATATTCATACTTTTTtacatatatttgaaacttacaTGGCTGTTTTATTTCCATACGTGTATAGGTACCTCATTGTCATCGATGATATATGGGATATAAAACCGTGGCGGATATTACAGTGTTCCCTATTTGAGAATAGCCTAAAAAGCATAATAATCACAACTACTCGCATACTTGATGTTGCTGAGCAAATTGGCGGTTGCTATAAGCTCAAACCTCTAACTCATGAGAGCTCTAAAAAGCTATTCTATGGAAGAATATTCGGCTCCGAAGGCAAATGCCCTGGACAATATTTTGAGGTATCTGAAAAGATTTTGAAGAAATGTGGAGGTGTGCCATTGGCTATCATTACTACATCTAGCTTGCTAGCTAACAAATCAGGAGATATAAAAGAGTGGAATGATGTCTGTGGCTCTATTGGGTTCGGACTTGCAAGCAATCCTAGTATGGATAGTATGAGGAAGATATTGTTGCTTAGTTATTATGATCTACCTTCTCATTTGAAGGCATGCTTATTATATCTTACTATATTTCCTGAAGATTATACGATTGAGAAAGAACGGTTGATATTGAGGTGGATAGCTGAGGATTTTGTCCATTGTGAAGATGAGAGTCAAAGTTTATTTGAGCTTGGAGAGAGTTACTTCAATGAGCTTCTAAATAGAAGCCTGATTCAGGTAGCAGATTACACTTATAATATCATTATATCTTGCCGTGTGCATGATATGGTACTTGAACTCATTTGCTCCTTGTCAAGAGAAGAAAGTTTTGTTACCACGGTATTAGGAGATAGTAGGCAAAGCATCCCTTCTTCTGGAAGCACGGTTCGCAGGTTATCTCTCCAGAATACAACTTGGCCTAAACTGGAAATGTCAAAATTGAGGTCTGTTACTATCTTCAGTCTCACTATAACTAATATGATGCCATCCCTTTCGTGTTGTCATCTTCTACGTGTGTTGGATCTACAATATTGCAATCTCACGGAATATCCAAGTTTGAGGTTTGTTGTGAATTTATTTCACTTAAGGTATCTAAGTCTAGCAGATACTGGATATTCTGGTGAGCTGCCAGTGGAGGTAGCGAAGCTACAGTTTTTGGAGACATTGCTTTTATATGGAACAGAAATAGAAGAACTACCGTCAAGTATTGTAGGCCTAACACAGTTGATGTTCCTATCTGTTGGCGACTGTACAAGTCTGCCGAATGGGTTGAGGTACCTAACATCCCTAGAAATGCTAAGGATTGTGACGGTGGAATCTGCGTGCACTGCGGAAGAGCTAGGCCATCTGACGCAACTGAGGCACCTTACAGTGTATCTCACAGCAGGCAAGGAAAGCAGATGGGATGAAAACATGTGTGCAGCTTTGGTGGGATCTCTTGGGAAATTGCACAAAATCCAATATCTTTCGGTATACTCAGATGACGTGGCAGTCAATCTGGATGGCTCGGTGGAGTCCCTGGGCAACCTGAGCTATCTACGTATTTATAGAACCACTTCCTTGCCAACATGGATTCGCCCCGCAATATTATTGCATCTCTCATCCCTACAGATAATAGTGGATCAAGTGAGAAGGGAGGACATCCAAGTCCTCGGGAGGCTCCAGGCTCTTCGTTATCTTCATTTAAGTGTGGACGAACTGTACGACGACATACAAGTGCTGGAAAGGTTCATGGTTAGCCCTGACTCTTTCCCATGTGCAATAAGATGTAGATTCTATAACTTGTCAATACTTCCATCTACCTTCCCACCTGGAGCTATGCCCAGACTTGAAGATTTTAGATTTTGCATCGAACTGGAGGTTTACTACTGACGACCTGGCTTTGGGCCACCTGCCCTCCCTTCGACATGTGAATGTTGGCCTCTATGGAGAAGAGAATGTCAGCCAAGAGGTGGTAACCAAAGTGGAAGAGAAGCTAAGCCACGAGGCTGATGTCCACCCCAACCACCCCTCCCTTTCGTGGTGGACCACCCCACCCGCCCCCTCCCTTTCGTGTTGTCTGTCcaataatgaaatgagtatgGTACTATAGAATTGAAGCTTATTCTAGTTGCATGGCATTTCAATTCGAATCTTGCCATGgtatttatttatttggcaTGTTTGTGTTACGGTAGTAGCTTCTTCTAGTTGTAAACTAGTTTCATGGTGTCAGTACGTGCGTACTCATTAACAAACTAGAAAATACTGGTTAGTCACTACCATGACTGGTAATTATATTGGACAACATTGATTACCTTATATGGCATCGCTAAACTATGATATAATACTGTTCTGGTTCATGTATACGTACTATGTTCCTGTGGTGCGATTTGACTCTGTTTGCAGCTTGCAAATCACGGATGTCTTTCTGTCCTTCGTATGTAGAAATTAAATTCCGAGTCATCTCTAATTGGGCAGTCTTAATTACCTGTTGGTTGTTTTATTGTGTCTTATTAAACTAGAATAACCTTGTGCTAGTACATGTAAACTCTGTTCCTGGACCCGGAGCACAACGAACTCTtcgctttttttctttttttccttgcaACTATTGACTGGACACAGCCGGTCCGGatctcactactagaaaacaagacTTAGATCTaccccaaaagtaccagtatggagatgaaccggtacctatgctaccataggtaccggttcatctccataccggtacttttggggtggatggaatcTTTGAATGGGCCTTAGGCACCAGTTGGTATTATCaactggtacctaaggctctctacaggtaccgggtggtaccaccaaccggtatctATAaacgagccttaggtaccgtaCCTTAGACTCATCCATGGGTTATTTTAAAAAGAATATATCTCCTTCTCAATCCATGGGTTATTTTAAAAAGAATATATCTCCTTCTCAATCAGAACAActgtgtagctgagatggtaaaggagcaacgCACTAGGCTAAAGGTCATGAGTTCGAATCCcaaccaaaaaaatattttgcgtGAATTTTGGAGGCTTATGTACTGGTtattttacccggtaccaaaggctcgagcCATTGGTACCACTTTCGCACATGCAACAGGTGCCCTTAgacatttttctagtagtgtctcAAAATGTTGCAATTTCTACAGTTGGTACGGTGTAGTAAGATTAGATAAAGTTTGCCTTTTGTCCTGCCTCCTGCGACCTAAGCACCGTCGGATAATGGTTTTTGAACGTGATCTCTCTTCTCCGCGCCGTGATTTTTTGCCGATGGTTTCGTCAATTTGCCGATGATTTCGCATTCCTTCCGATCCTCTGGTGCTCCCTTTCCGCGCTGCCTCTGCCCTACTACGTCCTCCGCCTGACCTGCGACCTGCAGGACCTGGCAATCTCTGACCGACTTAGAGATGCACCAGCCACGCCCATAGTGCTTCCTGCGCTGACCAGCTGCCGCATCATATTCCGGGCGGGAACGACGACGGCTGCTGCATGACCCGATCAAGGTGAGTGCATTGTTGGAGAACGGCttattagtgccggtcacagggcgtattagtgccggtccctgtggccggcactaaatggccggcactaacttgacagacgttagtgccggctactctgaccggcactaacattCGTATGTTAGTGCCGATccgtaataccagccggcactaacgtgcccgaccCCGCCTCAGGCCTgacagcaaggttagtgccggctggtattactaGCCGtcactaaatgttttttcttctttatatttcttttcttttcgtttttatacgtatggctatgcgtatttctacggtatgtgactacatagtcgtactctttgcattgcacagtattattagaacagcatattacattaacattatatatatatatttgtcatgtatggaatacttaggagttcaaaagtacatgagatattacaaattattaagcacatcaaCTATAGTAACGTATCaacttcctcgtcgtcggatcttcttgggcgacgcttatatggagatcgccatgaaattcgcccttaggatttatgacttcatcgagtagaaatccgcatacagcttcttgaattgccctgatccgagcgatttcaatgagttcttctttcatccaccaacgctgtcacatttttcgataaaaacatgagaataaaaaataatgaattaaaataaagagcagatgtgattgtgctcacgtacattgaatgcctccactgtcatttgccctttttcacttgcaaaagagttgatccactcgcatacgtagtatccacataagttgtttccttggccctgtctccaacactatggacaaatgtgggttacgttatagaatttttctgatgtttattgcgaatgacattagtagcgagagtatattcataccggaaaatcagtcacccaatgaagaggctcgatttcacctatgggcaagcctatgtgtttgtggaggtagcgactccatgcagtatttaccacctcgacgatatcttggtactttgatatatcttgccttaacgagtcgtacaccaagaccttgtgctcctcaatccgaatacaaagcaatatccaatgaaagctgtgcatatacatacgcataaccaattaatgttgattataacagttattaaatagtattattaatatgaagggattgaaaaaaagaggctaacaaagaacgactcactgatggttgtatggcaagagaatgaagggacacatgctatttttacgcaaccccctgtatataacattgactatgtctCTAGAATTTAGCGCTAAcgatttctcgtgtataatatcggggtcgaagaacctgacgttatggaagttcttctttcggcaaatttgaatttttgacctacgggacacaagaaaaacggggatcagtcaacacacaaggctaaaaataatgaaacgagagacaatacttacatgcaccatacactcatgagggacttgtgaagggcatcttgatggtataaatcgtaaagtgctgcaaactcgatatatacatcatctgccccccgccagaaatgctcatctttaaaCTCGTGTTGTCTGTCcaataatgaaatgagtatgGTACTATAGAATTGAAGCTTATTCTAGTTGCAAGGCATTTCAATTCGAATCTTGCCATGgtatttatttatttggcaTGTTTGTGTTACGGTAGTAGCTTCTTCTAGTTGTAAACTAGTTTTATGGTGTTAGTACGTGCGTACACATTAAACTAGAAAATACTGGTTATTCACGACCATGACTGGTAATTATATTGGACAACACTGATTACCTTATATGGCATCGCTAAACTATGATATAATACTGTGCTGGTTCCTGTATACGTACTCTGT
The genomic region above belongs to Panicum virgatum strain AP13 chromosome 8N, P.virgatum_v5, whole genome shotgun sequence and contains:
- the LOC120684663 gene encoding disease resistance protein RGA5-like — encoded protein: MHAALCSVGEVPREELKEEVKIWARDVRELSYDMEDIVDTFQVRVKGPEPPSKRSAKRFLKKMMGIVTKAKTRHEIGQEIKDIKECVKEVAERRDRYKVDAIKPSKILVDPRITALYTKATDLVGIDEAREELITRLTKGDDMSAQQQRVVSIVGFGGLGKTTLAKAVYDQLRVQFDCTAFVSVSQNPDLNKLLKNMLYELDKQKHANIHSTMLEEKHLIDLVREFLENKRYLIVIDDIWDIKPWRILQCSLFENSLKSIIITTTRILDVAEQIGGCYKLKPLTHESSKKLFYGRIFGSEGKCPGQYFEVSEKILKKCGGVPLAIITTSSLLANKSGDIKEWNDVCGSIGFGLASNPSMDSMRKILLLSYYDLPSHLKACLLYLTIFPEDYTIEKERLILRWIAEDFVHCEDESQSLFELGESYFNELLNRSLIQVADYTYNIIISCRVHDMVLELICSLSREESFVTTVLGDSRQSIPSSGSTVRRLSLQNTTWPKLEMSKLRSVTIFSLTITNMMPSLSCCHLLRVLDLQYCNLTEYPSLRFVVNLFHLRYLSLADTGYSGELPVEVAKLQFLETLLLYGTEIEELPSSIVGLTQLMFLSVGDCTSLPNGLRYLTSLEMLRIVTVESACTAEELGHLTQLRHLTVYLTAGKESRWDENMCAALVGSLGKLHKIQYLSVYSDDVAVNLDGSVESLGNLSYLRIYRTTSLPTWIRPAILLHLSSLQIIVDQVRREDIQVLGRLQALRYLHLSVDELYDDIQVLERFMVSPDSFPCAIRCRFYNLSILPSTFPPGAMPRLEDFRFCIELEVYY